From the Bacteroidia bacterium genome, one window contains:
- a CDS encoding lycopene cyclase domain-containing protein: protein MEHFVYLGLIVFTGVPFLWKMNDPALPLHKRKGRALAAMALVALPFLIWDVLVTAAGHWSFSPRYTLGLTIINLPIEEVLFFVVVPLASILVWETVGWLVKK, encoded by the coding sequence TTGGAACACTTCGTCTACCTCGGACTCATCGTCTTCACGGGCGTTCCCTTTCTCTGGAAAATGAACGATCCGGCTCTGCCGTTACACAAACGTAAGGGCAGGGCGCTGGCCGCCATGGCACTCGTCGCGCTTCCCTTTCTGATTTGGGACGTACTCGTCACCGCCGCCGGTCATTGGAGCTTCTCACCCCGTTACACCTTGGGGCTCACAATAATCAACCTTCCGATCGAGGAGGTGCTCTTTTTCGTTGTGGTCCCACTTGCATCGATTCTTGTGTGGGAGACCGTCGGCTGGCTGGTGAAAAAATGA
- a CDS encoding 4Fe-4S binding protein: MIVITDDCINCNACIDECPSNAIYGAGESYEVNGETKPPMSEDITFSVPELCTMCEGYSDSPSCIDVCPSDAIINQ; the protein is encoded by the coding sequence ATGATCGTTATCACGGATGATTGCATTAATTGCAACGCCTGCATTGACGAATGCCCCAGCAACGCCATTTACGGCGCCGGCGAATCGTATGAAGTGAATGGAGAGACCAAACCCCCGATGTCCGAGGACATCACGTTCAGCGTTCCCGAACTTTGTACCATGTGCGAGGGCTACTCCGATTCTCCCAGCTGTATTGACGTCTGTCCGTCTGACGCAATCATCAATCAATAA
- a CDS encoding ferritin-like domain-containing protein encodes MHEQSIELLNKAVADELHAVHQYMYFHFHCDDQGFELLSALFRRTAIEEMMHVEKLAERILFLKGEVHMVLAENVEALHDVQAMLEKASAMEAASARQYNLWANESAANADSVTKQLFESLVVDEERHYDNYDTEMDNLKNFGPQYLALQSIERSKLRGVAGGTA; translated from the coding sequence ATGCACGAACAGAGCATCGAACTTCTCAACAAGGCGGTAGCCGATGAATTGCACGCCGTCCATCAGTACATGTATTTTCACTTTCATTGCGACGACCAGGGTTTCGAGCTGCTTTCAGCGCTATTCCGCCGTACCGCCATCGAAGAAATGATGCATGTGGAAAAACTCGCTGAGCGTATCCTCTTTCTCAAGGGTGAAGTACACATGGTCCTTGCCGAGAATGTCGAAGCACTCCACGACGTTCAGGCGATGTTGGAGAAAGCGTCGGCCATGGAAGCAGCCAGCGCCCGACAGTACAACCTCTGGGCGAACGAGAGCGCCGCGAATGCCGATTCCGTCACGAAGCAGTTGTTCGAATCGCTGGTCGTGGACGAGGAACGACATTACGATAACTACGATACGGAAATGGACAATCTCAAAAATTTCGGTCCCCAGTATCTGGCACTACAGTCCATCGAACGCAGCAAGCTGCGTGGAGTCGCCGGAGGAACCGCATAG
- a CDS encoding lycopene cyclase domain-containing protein yields the protein MTYTTLVIAAVIITVLLDLLLLRTRLLLTRRYWLFMAIMSVLFFVINGILTALPVVIYASHAITGLRLVTIPIEDTGYLFSLVTSTISIYEKLSRSPNRASESHDHAH from the coding sequence ATGACGTACACCACACTTGTCATTGCTGCGGTGATCATCACCGTTCTGCTGGATCTGCTTCTGTTACGGACCCGGCTACTGCTCACAAGACGCTACTGGCTGTTCATGGCGATCATGTCAGTACTTTTTTTTGTGATCAATGGAATTCTCACGGCACTTCCTGTTGTTATATATGCATCGCATGCAATCACCGGATTGAGACTGGTGACGATTCCGATCGAAGATACTGGGTATCTGTTTTCCCTCGTCACCTCCACAATTTCGATCTATGAAAAGCTATCGCGCAGCCCGAACCGCGCGTCAGAATCGCATGACCACGCCCATTGA
- a CDS encoding phytoene/squalene synthase family protein, protein MTLTSPNADANLDLLPARQYVRLLTRTYSKSFYLATQLMPLSRRDDVYAVYGFCRHTDNIVDAPRSRPQTIVKQELDAWREELTQAYISGESQHPVMATFIRTVHHRGIPVQLAHALIDGVAMDLQFDRYYSFTELRKFCYHVASVVGLMMTHVFGYHDRAAFPYAEDLGIGMQLTNILRDVDEDWRLRGKVYLPMDELASYGLSEADIAAQRLDSTMKSFLRFEVDRAHTYFDRAEHGIPLLHRSGRGAVRAASRLYRGILFEIERNDYDIFTRRPVVSTLRKFTTLGFMLFPFGNFARNTHKSPELQQHVAEVNKATLPQMTSVD, encoded by the coding sequence ATGACCTTGACGTCGCCCAACGCTGACGCGAATCTGGACCTGCTTCCGGCACGTCAGTATGTCCGGCTTCTCACCCGCACCTATTCGAAGAGTTTTTATTTGGCTACGCAGCTCATGCCGTTGTCGCGTCGCGATGATGTGTACGCCGTGTATGGATTTTGCAGACATACGGACAACATTGTCGACGCTCCGAGAAGCAGGCCTCAGACAATCGTGAAGCAGGAACTCGACGCCTGGCGCGAGGAACTTACGCAGGCGTACATTTCGGGAGAATCTCAGCATCCGGTCATGGCGACCTTCATCCGTACGGTACATCATCGCGGCATCCCAGTGCAGCTTGCGCACGCGCTGATCGATGGAGTAGCGATGGATCTGCAGTTTGACCGCTATTATTCATTTACCGAGCTGCGTAAATTCTGTTATCATGTCGCTTCCGTGGTCGGGCTGATGATGACGCATGTGTTCGGCTATCATGATCGCGCAGCTTTTCCCTATGCGGAAGATCTCGGTATTGGCATGCAACTTACCAATATTCTTCGTGACGTTGACGAGGACTGGCGGCTGCGCGGTAAGGTGTACCTGCCGATGGACGAACTCGCTTCGTACGGTCTGAGCGAAGCGGATATAGCCGCACAGCGCCTGGATAGCACGATGAAGTCATTCCTCCGTTTCGAGGTGGATCGCGCGCATACCTATTTCGACCGCGCCGAACACGGTATACCCCTGTTGCATCGAAGCGGGCGCGGTGCTGTCCGTGCGGCATCGCGACTCTACCGCGGGATTCTCTTTGAGATTGAGAGAAATGACTACGATATTTTTACCAGACGGCCCGTCGTTTCCACGCTTCGCAAATTCACCACACTGGGTTTCATGCTTTTTCCTTTTGGGAATTTTGCCCGAAATACCCATAAGAGCCCCGAACTGCAACAACACGTTGCCGAAGTCAACAAAGCAACGCTGCCGCAAATGACGTCGGTTGATTAG
- a CDS encoding pyridoxal phosphate-dependent aminotransferase produces MFSGRIPWSLTENPLTAELARKRSEGGEILDLTLANPTEAGFTFDPHLPEAFARPEVLRYSPHPKGLAAAREAISRYYADAGCTVSADAIHCTAGTSEAYSFLFKLLCDPENSVLIPHPAYPLFEYLAALDSVRLRPYKLRRSAQGLWRIDFGSLDDACSDRPRAVVVVNPSNPVGAYLDPDDLAHLRVFCERRNIALIVDEVFWDFPLARNVLRSRTVEENSILTFTLNGLSKLAGLPQLKLGWIVSSGPERLVAQARSRLDLIADAFLSVGTPVMLAADTLLTSRVSVQEEIRTRCITNYAVLKELLSCFSSLHVPEVQGGWTAVINLPKDTDEEHFAMNLLRKQSVYVHPGYFFDFPRGVHAVVSLLTPPAMFAEGVKRIAVEVGE; encoded by the coding sequence ATGTTTTCAGGCCGCATTCCCTGGTCCCTAACCGAAAATCCGCTTACAGCCGAGCTGGCACGCAAACGCAGCGAGGGTGGAGAAATACTGGACCTCACGCTCGCTAATCCGACGGAGGCCGGCTTCACTTTCGATCCACATTTACCGGAAGCATTCGCGCGGCCCGAGGTGTTGCGCTATTCGCCGCATCCCAAGGGACTCGCTGCGGCGCGCGAAGCCATTTCACGCTATTACGCAGACGCAGGCTGCACCGTATCCGCGGATGCCATTCACTGTACAGCCGGAACAAGCGAGGCCTACAGTTTCCTGTTCAAGCTTCTCTGCGATCCGGAAAATTCCGTTCTTATTCCACACCCGGCCTATCCCCTCTTCGAGTATCTCGCCGCATTGGACAGTGTCCGGTTACGCCCGTACAAACTGCGCCGTTCCGCTCAGGGACTCTGGCGCATCGACTTCGGGTCGCTGGACGATGCGTGCTCCGACCGTCCCCGTGCCGTGGTTGTCGTCAATCCTTCCAATCCCGTGGGCGCCTATCTCGATCCGGACGATCTTGCGCATCTCCGGGTGTTCTGCGAACGAAGAAACATCGCGTTGATCGTGGATGAAGTATTCTGGGATTTCCCGCTCGCGCGCAATGTACTTCGTTCGCGTACGGTGGAGGAGAATTCCATTCTCACTTTCACGCTGAATGGACTATCCAAGCTCGCCGGACTGCCGCAGCTCAAGCTCGGCTGGATCGTAAGCAGCGGCCCGGAGCGCCTTGTTGCGCAGGCACGCTCGCGTCTTGACCTGATCGCCGACGCGTTTCTCAGCGTTGGCACGCCTGTGATGCTCGCCGCCGACACTTTGCTCACATCGCGGGTCAGCGTACAGGAGGAAATTCGCACCCGCTGCATCACAAATTACGCCGTTCTCAAGGAGTTACTTTCCTGCTTCTCCTCGCTGCATGTACCCGAAGTGCAGGGGGGCTGGACCGCGGTGATCAACCTTCCGAAGGATACGGACGAGGAGCACTTTGCCATGAACCTCCTGCGCAAGCAGAGCGTCTACGTGCATCCCGGGTATTTCTTCGACTTCCCGCGCGGAGTGCATGCGGTAGTCAGTCTGCTCACACCTCCAGCGATGTTCGCGGAAGGAGTGAAGAGGATAGCGGTGGAAGTCGGGGAGTGA
- a CDS encoding carotenoid biosynthesis protein, whose protein sequence is MNLRHNSWTIVGVYVFFIAGGIWNSLGYFQNFMTYTTPAVLVITAIVSYSLTYRISWKSGLAALAIFVVTWGVEALGVATGFPFGEYVYTDTLGLQVLGVSLVIPFAWIAVISGSDAVTGHFFSRVSVLLVGLFATIFDFFLEFAADALDYWHWEGGFPPTSNYMSWFVISVAAAALLRDTTKRRSHLRLPAHLYMAQLWYFALTVVGLKSRIFLP, encoded by the coding sequence ATGAACCTGCGACATAACTCCTGGACAATCGTTGGCGTGTATGTTTTTTTCATTGCCGGTGGCATCTGGAACAGCCTCGGATACTTCCAGAACTTCATGACATACACTACACCGGCAGTGCTGGTGATTACCGCAATAGTCTCCTATTCGTTGACATACCGCATAAGCTGGAAGAGCGGTCTTGCCGCGTTGGCCATATTCGTGGTGACATGGGGCGTGGAAGCTCTGGGCGTGGCGACGGGATTTCCGTTCGGTGAATATGTCTATACCGATACACTGGGTCTACAGGTTCTTGGCGTATCGCTGGTCATCCCCTTCGCCTGGATCGCGGTCATTTCCGGCAGCGACGCTGTGACCGGACATTTCTTCTCACGTGTCAGCGTCCTTTTGGTTGGCCTCTTTGCAACGATATTTGACTTCTTTCTGGAGTTCGCAGCTGATGCGCTCGATTACTGGCATTGGGAAGGTGGCTTTCCTCCGACAAGCAATTACATGAGCTGGTTCGTCATCAGCGTGGCAGCGGCGGCGCTCTTGCGCGATACGACAAAGCGGAGGTCGCATCTCCGTCTACCCGCGCATCTGTATATGGCACAGCTCTGGTATTTCGCCCTTACAGTGGTCGGTCTGAAATCGCGTATCTTTTTACCCTGA
- a CDS encoding NAD(P)/FAD-dependent oxidoreductase, producing MNSSPRALSGLPVVETIGDPDVIVIGAGIAGLTSAALLATTGRKVLVLEGIHYPGGCASSYEKDGAVFDVGATTFSGIAPGQPLRALFDIIGEFDALLPADPPMGVSMNARTLHRSPDRFSWYEQVRDHFGQDQRAFWDELRHFSDAAYGMLTAVRHLPPLTPLEALADLRSLQPAVLRHLPHVLSPIASRIQRHGLSDPEFRRFIDAQLLITSQASSSHIPFLAGALGLTYPDYPVFSVAGGMIAYARFLEERLHSAGGYVEYLQRVVAVTRESGGWSVRTARGTVYTSPVVVSSVPIFNLPAIFDGEAANYFRRIVRRIESSGVTLWGAFTVYALVESELVKEVPINLQVILPHALEYCGSSTLFCSFSHPADARRAPDGYRALTISTHIRRDHPALLQRGEQRKAWKAYAAAEVEVALRSHVPELREFRFSRIQCGTPTTFEKYTGRLDGLVGGLPLDRRLFPFRFPSPKTPFEGVYLCGDTIFPGQGLPGVTLGALALYNRFRMMDE from the coding sequence ATGAACAGTTCTCCACGTGCGCTATCCGGGTTACCGGTGGTTGAGACCATTGGTGATCCGGACGTGATCGTCATAGGTGCCGGGATTGCGGGTTTGACCTCTGCGGCTTTGTTGGCCACGACGGGTCGAAAGGTGCTGGTTCTGGAGGGCATTCATTACCCCGGTGGCTGCGCGTCATCCTATGAAAAGGATGGAGCAGTGTTCGATGTCGGAGCAACGACGTTTAGCGGGATCGCGCCGGGTCAACCGTTACGCGCGCTCTTCGACATTATTGGAGAATTCGACGCATTGCTTCCAGCCGATCCTCCTATGGGAGTGTCCATGAACGCACGCACGCTGCACCGGAGTCCGGATCGCTTCAGCTGGTACGAACAGGTGCGGGATCACTTCGGACAGGATCAGAGAGCATTTTGGGATGAACTACGGCATTTCAGTGATGCAGCATACGGTATGCTTACCGCGGTGCGCCATCTCCCTCCTTTGACTCCGCTGGAAGCACTGGCAGATCTGCGTAGTCTGCAGCCTGCTGTGTTACGGCATCTTCCCCATGTGCTATCGCCCATAGCGTCTCGAATACAACGACACGGGCTCTCCGACCCGGAATTCCGTCGTTTCATCGATGCCCAGTTGCTCATCACCAGTCAGGCATCGTCCTCCCATATCCCCTTTCTGGCGGGTGCACTGGGGCTTACCTATCCTGATTATCCCGTCTTCTCTGTGGCAGGAGGTATGATCGCCTATGCACGGTTTCTTGAGGAGCGTCTGCACAGTGCTGGTGGCTACGTCGAGTATCTGCAACGTGTCGTTGCAGTGACCCGCGAGAGTGGAGGGTGGTCTGTCCGGACCGCGCGAGGCACCGTATATACGTCACCTGTCGTCGTGAGCAGTGTACCGATATTCAACCTTCCTGCCATATTCGACGGCGAGGCTGCCAACTACTTCCGACGCATAGTAAGACGCATCGAGTCGTCCGGGGTGACACTCTGGGGTGCATTCACGGTGTATGCACTCGTGGAGAGTGAACTGGTGAAGGAGGTGCCGATAAATTTGCAGGTGATCCTCCCGCATGCATTGGAATATTGCGGCAGCAGCACATTGTTTTGTTCCTTTTCCCATCCTGCCGATGCGAGAAGAGCGCCAGACGGATACAGGGCGCTTACTATCAGCACCCATATCCGACGGGATCATCCCGCGCTTCTGCAAAGAGGTGAGCAAAGAAAAGCATGGAAAGCGTATGCCGCTGCCGAAGTCGAAGTTGCGCTGCGCTCACATGTGCCGGAGTTGCGGGAATTCCGCTTTTCACGAATACAGTGCGGGACCCCAACAACGTTCGAAAAATACACCGGAAGGCTGGATGGGCTGGTGGGCGGATTGCCACTCGACAGACGGCTGTTTCCCTTCCGATTCCCGAGTCCGAAAACTCCTTTCGAGGGTGTATATTTGTGTGGAGACACGATATTTCCTGGTCAGGGACTGCCGGGTGTCACACTCGGTGCTCTGGCATTGTATAACCGATTTCGGATGATGGACGAATGA
- a CDS encoding vitamin B12-dependent ribonucleotide reductase, giving the protein MKITRRFTRPGQNAYDCFEYTRRSSVLRNPDGKLVFELHDIEVPAHWSQMATDILAQKYFRKAGVPQKNEDGSPMLDERGQPVLGSEKSIREVVHRMVGCWKDWGERHGYFDTAEDAQNYYDETAYTLLRQMAAPNSPQWFNTGLHFAYGITGNSQGHFYADPQTGEILASEDAYSRPQPHACFIQSVEDDLVNEGGIFDLVTREARIFKYGSGTGSNFSNLRGRRERLSGGGVSSGLMSFLKINDRAAGAIKSGGTTRRAAKMVVVNIDHPDIEEFIDWKVNEEEKVAALVTGSRINNLHLNRIIQAVHKGGNADYQKNRELALAILQARKAAVPENYIYRALQLAEQGQDHIDLDEFGTDYESEAYLTVSGQNSNNSVRVTNNFLEAVENDGNWNLINRTTGGVAKTLKAAELWDRIGYAAWGSADPGIQFDTTINEWHTCPVDGRINASNPCSEYMFLDDTACNLASFNLKYFWNDAQHEFQVEDFRHAVRLWTITLEISVLMAQFPSRAVALKSYQFRTLGLGYANLGSLLMVSGVPYDSDQGRALAAGITALMTAESYSASAEMARDITPFPRFDANRNHMLRVIRNHRRAAWNANPNEYEGLSVPPVGLHDLCPTTLLHAARESWDRALELGEMYGYRNAQVTVLAPTGTIGLVMDCDTTGVEPDFAIVKYKKLAGGGYFKIVNQSVPKALELLHYSPQQIEEIEKYIKGHGTLAGCPEINRESLMAKGFTSDGVEEIEKHLDTVFEIRMAFNKWVLGEQLCKRLGFSDEQLTDPSFDMLKALGFSAEQIERANEFVCGTMMIEGAPHVKKSDLPVFDTANKCGKHGQRFISVDGHIHMMAAVQPFISGAISKTINMPADATIADVKSAYMTSWKLMLKANAIYRDGSKLSQPLSTVSDPEAAALAEMGTEDDFNEQIGPREVQEKIVTRVERKKLPAKRHGFVREAVVGGHKVFLRTGEYDDGSLGEIFIDMYKEGASFKGLLNCFAVLTSKALQYGVPLEELVDTFTFTRFEPAGVVIGHEAIRNSTSILDYVFRVLGYEYLGRTDFIHVKSVDETPEQPLASFNSPPTLTRKRENGESAPKLQTESVLNEKRTARSETVMMARAKGYTGEMCGSCGSSRVKRNGTCTVCEDCGTTSGCS; this is encoded by the coding sequence ATGAAGATTACCCGCAGGTTCACACGGCCCGGACAGAACGCGTACGATTGTTTCGAGTACACCCGTCGCTCCTCTGTTCTGCGCAATCCCGACGGCAAGCTCGTCTTTGAACTGCACGACATCGAAGTTCCCGCACACTGGTCGCAGATGGCGACGGACATTCTCGCACAAAAATACTTCAGGAAGGCTGGTGTCCCTCAAAAAAACGAGGACGGTTCTCCCATGCTCGATGAACGGGGACAACCCGTGCTCGGCAGCGAGAAAAGCATCCGTGAAGTAGTTCATCGTATGGTCGGTTGCTGGAAAGACTGGGGTGAGCGTCACGGCTACTTCGATACCGCGGAAGACGCCCAGAACTATTACGACGAAACCGCCTATACGCTGCTCCGTCAGATGGCCGCTCCGAATTCTCCGCAGTGGTTCAATACCGGCCTGCACTTCGCTTACGGGATTACAGGGAACTCTCAAGGTCATTTCTATGCCGATCCGCAGACCGGGGAGATACTGGCATCGGAGGACGCATACAGTCGTCCTCAACCTCACGCATGCTTCATTCAGTCCGTGGAAGACGACCTCGTCAACGAAGGCGGCATTTTCGACCTCGTTACGCGCGAGGCCCGCATTTTCAAGTATGGATCAGGTACGGGAAGCAACTTCAGCAATCTTCGAGGACGCCGGGAACGCCTCTCGGGCGGTGGTGTGTCCTCGGGTTTAATGTCTTTCCTGAAAATCAACGACCGCGCAGCGGGAGCGATAAAAAGTGGTGGGACCACGCGTCGAGCTGCAAAAATGGTGGTTGTAAACATTGACCATCCGGATATCGAGGAGTTTATTGACTGGAAGGTCAACGAAGAGGAAAAAGTCGCCGCACTGGTGACCGGGAGTCGTATCAATAACCTGCACCTCAACCGCATCATTCAGGCGGTACACAAGGGCGGGAACGCTGACTATCAAAAAAATCGCGAGCTGGCCTTGGCGATTCTGCAAGCGCGCAAGGCGGCGGTGCCGGAAAACTATATTTATCGCGCCTTGCAACTCGCCGAGCAGGGGCAAGACCATATCGATCTGGACGAGTTCGGTACGGACTACGAAAGCGAAGCGTACCTGACCGTCAGCGGGCAGAATTCCAACAATTCCGTTCGAGTCACCAACAACTTCCTCGAAGCGGTGGAGAACGATGGCAACTGGAATCTGATAAATCGCACCACCGGCGGAGTGGCGAAGACGCTGAAAGCGGCCGAATTATGGGACCGCATCGGTTATGCCGCCTGGGGATCGGCTGATCCCGGCATTCAGTTCGATACAACTATCAACGAGTGGCATACCTGCCCGGTGGACGGACGGATAAACGCCAGCAATCCGTGTTCGGAATACATGTTTCTGGACGACACCGCGTGCAATCTGGCTTCCTTCAACCTGAAATATTTCTGGAATGACGCGCAACATGAGTTCCAGGTCGAGGATTTCCGCCATGCTGTCCGCTTATGGACGATCACCCTCGAGATTTCCGTTCTCATGGCGCAATTTCCCAGTCGCGCTGTCGCGCTCAAGAGCTATCAGTTCCGGACGCTGGGTCTCGGTTATGCCAATCTCGGTTCGCTCCTGATGGTATCGGGCGTTCCGTATGACAGCGATCAGGGCCGCGCACTCGCTGCCGGCATCACCGCGCTCATGACCGCTGAATCGTACTCCGCCTCCGCTGAGATGGCGCGCGACATCACTCCTTTTCCGCGATTCGACGCCAACAGAAATCACATGCTGCGCGTCATACGCAACCACCGCAGAGCTGCGTGGAATGCGAATCCGAACGAATATGAAGGGTTGAGTGTGCCACCTGTCGGTTTACATGACCTCTGTCCGACGACGCTGCTGCATGCCGCCCGAGAAAGCTGGGACCGCGCTCTCGAACTTGGCGAAATGTACGGATACCGAAATGCACAGGTAACGGTGTTGGCACCCACCGGCACCATCGGTTTGGTCATGGACTGTGATACGACCGGAGTGGAACCCGATTTCGCCATTGTGAAATACAAAAAACTCGCCGGTGGCGGCTATTTCAAAATCGTCAACCAGTCCGTTCCCAAGGCTCTGGAGTTGCTCCACTATTCGCCCCAGCAGATCGAAGAAATCGAGAAATACATCAAGGGACACGGAACCCTTGCGGGTTGTCCCGAAATCAACCGCGAAAGCCTTATGGCCAAGGGTTTCACATCCGATGGCGTCGAGGAAATCGAGAAGCATCTCGACACCGTGTTCGAGATCCGTATGGCATTCAACAAATGGGTACTTGGCGAACAGCTTTGCAAACGGCTGGGCTTCTCGGACGAACAACTCACAGATCCGTCATTCGACATGCTCAAAGCGCTCGGTTTCAGTGCCGAGCAAATCGAACGCGCCAATGAATTTGTCTGCGGTACCATGATGATAGAGGGTGCTCCGCATGTCAAAAAATCTGATCTCCCGGTGTTCGACACCGCGAACAAATGCGGGAAGCACGGACAGCGATTTATCAGCGTGGACGGGCATATCCATATGATGGCCGCCGTACAACCGTTTATCTCCGGCGCCATCTCCAAAACTATCAACATGCCTGCTGATGCAACCATCGCCGACGTCAAGAGCGCCTATATGACTTCGTGGAAGCTCATGCTCAAGGCCAATGCGATCTATCGCGACGGTAGCAAACTCTCACAGCCGCTCAGTACCGTCAGTGATCCCGAAGCCGCGGCGCTGGCTGAGATGGGTACCGAAGATGATTTCAACGAACAGATCGGGCCGCGCGAAGTGCAGGAGAAAATCGTTACACGTGTCGAGCGGAAAAAGCTTCCGGCGAAACGCCATGGCTTCGTACGCGAAGCGGTAGTTGGTGGTCACAAGGTGTTTCTCCGCACGGGTGAATACGACGACGGCAGTCTCGGCGAAATCTTTATCGACATGTACAAGGAAGGCGCCTCCTTCAAAGGTTTGTTGAACTGCTTTGCCGTGCTTACCTCCAAAGCGTTACAATATGGCGTACCGCTGGAAGAACTGGTGGACACTTTCACCTTCACGCGTTTCGAGCCTGCCGGTGTCGTCATCGGGCACGAAGCCATCCGCAATTCGACATCCATTTTGGATTATGTATTCCGTGTGCTCGGGTATGAGTATCTCGGCCGTACGGATTTTATCCACGTCAAATCCGTGGACGAAACACCCGAACAGCCACTCGCCAGTTTCAATTCGCCTCCAACGCTGACCCGGAAGCGCGAAAATGGCGAGAGTGCTCCTAAACTCCAGACGGAATCGGTGCTCAACGAAAAACGGACAGCACGCAGTGAAACCGTCATGATGGCGCGTGCCAAGGGCTACACCGGCGAGATGTGCGGTTCCTGCGGTTCCTCCCGCGTGAAACGCAACGGCACCTGCACGGTGTGCGAGGACTGCGGGACCACGAGCGGTTGTTCCTGA
- a CDS encoding glycosyltransferase family 2 protein yields MVFGPFLAKRRASRGASPWITVCIPARNEGTNIQGLLDALEAQDWENFDVLVLDDESTDNTAALVEAASSRWSAVSLIKGNSLPPGWTGKNWACHQLSEQARGDVLLFMDADVRPEISALSGTVGAMHAYRADVLSAFPRQLLRGIASRLIVPVMDVLLYAFLPMQLVHRTRFSSLSAANGQWIAFTRKSYVRVGGHAAVRSEIVEDIRLAQRSKQLGLRMLLMSGVGAVNCRMYNSGREVLEGFSKNFFAAFNFNVVAFGAAHVLLLLLFVAPYVALAVKPSVLASVLVLLNLLLRSFLALRLRHGMVTVLLHPFGILAAVGIGIHAVWQRYARGAVRWKGRTIPVRGSDT; encoded by the coding sequence ATGGTGTTTGGCCCGTTTCTTGCGAAGAGACGCGCATCCCGCGGAGCATCTCCCTGGATTACCGTTTGCATTCCTGCTCGCAATGAAGGCACGAACATCCAGGGTCTTCTGGACGCACTTGAAGCGCAGGATTGGGAAAACTTTGATGTGTTGGTACTCGACGACGAATCGACCGATAACACCGCTGCTCTGGTAGAAGCTGCGAGCTCACGATGGAGCGCTGTTTCGCTCATAAAGGGAAATTCGCTGCCGCCAGGTTGGACGGGAAAGAACTGGGCCTGTCATCAACTTTCAGAGCAGGCGCGAGGTGATGTGCTTCTGTTCATGGATGCGGATGTACGACCGGAGATCTCAGCACTGTCCGGGACGGTCGGGGCAATGCACGCCTATCGCGCTGATGTACTCTCCGCATTTCCGCGACAGCTCCTGCGCGGCATTGCTTCACGCCTGATCGTCCCGGTGATGGATGTGTTGCTCTACGCCTTCCTTCCAATGCAATTGGTGCATCGCACACGATTTTCATCGCTCTCGGCTGCGAACGGTCAATGGATAGCCTTCACGCGAAAGTCCTACGTGCGTGTGGGAGGTCATGCAGCGGTCCGTTCGGAAATTGTGGAAGACATACGTCTGGCGCAGCGGAGCAAACAGTTGGGGCTGCGCATGCTTCTCATGTCGGGAGTCGGGGCTGTGAATTGCCGAATGTACAACAGCGGTCGCGAAGTGCTGGAGGGCTTTTCAAAGAATTTTTTCGCGGCGTTCAATTTTAATGTCGTTGCCTTCGGCGCTGCGCATGTGTTGTTACTGCTTCTGTTCGTCGCACCGTACGTTGCACTCGCGGTGAAGCCGTCCGTATTGGCTTCGGTGCTTGTTCTCCTGAATCTGCTGCTGCGCTCATTCCTTGCTCTGCGATTGCGACACGGAATGGTGACAGTGCTTCTTCACCCGTTTGGCATTTTGGCCGCGGTAGGTATCGGTATTCATGCAGTCTGGCAACGTTATGCCCGAGGCGCAGTGCGGTGGAAGGGACGGACCATTCCGGTACGTGGGTCGGACACATGA